A region from the Algoriphagus machipongonensis genome encodes:
- a CDS encoding (Fe-S)-binding protein, translated as MSNYKVPTMAEMAAKGESPEVLFWVGCAGSFDERYKAVTQAFVKILNKVGVSFAVLGPEETCTGDPARRAGNEFLFQMQAVANIQVLNGYNVKKVVTACPHCFNTIKNEYPELGGNYEVIHHSQFLQQLINEGKVALQGGGEFKGRKITFHDSCYLGRANNVYEAPREVIKALDVELVEMKRCKTKGLCCGAGGAQMFKEPENGKKDINVERTEEALATGANTIAVGCPFCLTMMSDGVKNKNKESEVKVYDLAEMIAKDMGI; from the coding sequence ATGTCTAATTATAAAGTACCTACCATGGCCGAAATGGCCGCCAAAGGAGAAAGTCCAGAAGTTCTATTTTGGGTAGGATGTGCCGGGTCATTTGATGAACGATACAAAGCGGTAACCCAAGCGTTTGTGAAGATATTAAACAAAGTGGGCGTGAGTTTCGCTGTATTGGGACCAGAAGAAACCTGTACCGGAGACCCTGCCAGAAGAGCAGGAAATGAGTTCTTATTCCAAATGCAGGCGGTAGCCAATATTCAAGTATTAAATGGCTACAATGTAAAAAAAGTAGTCACGGCTTGCCCCCACTGCTTCAATACCATCAAAAATGAATACCCCGAACTAGGCGGGAATTATGAAGTGATTCACCATTCCCAATTCCTACAGCAATTGATTAATGAAGGTAAAGTGGCGCTTCAAGGTGGTGGAGAGTTTAAAGGTAGAAAAATCACTTTCCATGATTCCTGTTATCTAGGTCGCGCAAATAATGTGTACGAAGCTCCAAGAGAAGTCATCAAAGCTTTGGATGTGGAATTAGTGGAGATGAAGCGATGCAAGACAAAAGGCCTTTGCTGTGGAGCTGGAGGAGCTCAAATGTTTAAGGAACCCGAAAATGGAAAGAAAGACATCAACGTGGAAAGAACTGAGGAAGCGCTAGCTACCGGAGCTAACACGATTGCCGTAGGCTGCCCATTTTGCCTTACCATGATGAGTGATGGCGTGAAGAATAAAAACAAAGAATCTGAAGTGAAAGTCTATGATCTAGCAGAAATGATCGCCAAAGACATGGGAATTTGA
- a CDS encoding OmpA family protein, with product MKYQFFWITVLLIFSLSACKSIQEKANDQFLSGQYQYAINSYSQILENEPDNLEANQAVAESYRLSNRVEQAGPYYEKLVEEEPTFENVYRLGLSLKAQQKPAEAKAAFEKAKGYTQNETYLAETQRQIEAINLSEGIEDYFPNYELVNYTELNTAGADYAPVISENFMYFTSGRRASGIYPADGSPYTKLFRTRAEGLRVDVGNIQTLPEFQNEEGLNQAAIAISPDGNTIIYARGNSTSPKDLPETALFASYFRGAGFTQPIWLPVNEDETWWNSTPAFSPDGEELYFASNRPGGFGGIDLYKATKLANGDFGNAVNLGPNVNTPGNELFPRMTADGKFFFSSDGHPGYGKLDLFVAEKGADGNQVIKNLGENFNSPSDDFGIFFSNYPKEGFISSNREGGAGDDDIYFFEDKTPKPKIVNVLLNVFTKQRVAGEPDAVLEQARVVLYDSSNDQEGGDFSNSNGRVRFTLEPNADFTIIASKGGYFSKSIPYTTRGKTPNPEDLIQEVTNITLDTTIVLDQLILDKSIVLENIYYDLDKADIRPDAAVELDKLVQILKDNPSIKIELSSHTDDRSSDEYNQDLSQRRAQSAVDYIVSQGISADRLVAKGYGESQLIIENATTEEEHQTNRRTEFKVIEIQE from the coding sequence ATGAAATACCAATTTTTTTGGATCACCGTTCTTCTCATCTTTTCGCTGTCTGCTTGTAAAAGCATTCAGGAAAAGGCTAATGATCAGTTCCTATCAGGGCAGTATCAGTATGCCATCAATTCCTATTCTCAAATCCTAGAGAATGAGCCAGATAACCTTGAAGCAAATCAAGCTGTTGCTGAAAGCTATAGGCTTTCCAATAGAGTAGAGCAGGCTGGTCCATATTACGAAAAGCTTGTGGAAGAGGAACCCACTTTTGAGAATGTCTACCGTCTGGGGTTGAGTTTAAAAGCGCAGCAAAAACCAGCCGAAGCGAAAGCAGCATTTGAAAAAGCAAAAGGTTATACCCAAAACGAAACCTACCTCGCTGAAACTCAAAGACAGATAGAGGCAATTAATTTATCGGAAGGAATTGAAGATTATTTTCCCAACTACGAATTAGTAAACTACACAGAACTCAATACGGCAGGAGCAGACTATGCACCTGTGATAAGTGAAAACTTCATGTATTTCACTAGTGGCAGAAGGGCATCAGGCATCTACCCAGCTGATGGTTCCCCATATACAAAATTGTTTAGAACCAGAGCCGAAGGATTAAGAGTGGATGTAGGAAATATTCAGACTTTACCTGAATTTCAAAATGAAGAAGGTCTGAATCAGGCAGCTATTGCCATTAGCCCTGATGGAAATACGATCATTTATGCGCGTGGTAATTCCACCTCGCCTAAGGACCTACCGGAAACTGCGCTTTTCGCTTCCTATTTTAGAGGAGCTGGTTTTACGCAACCTATTTGGTTACCTGTAAACGAAGACGAAACCTGGTGGAACTCCACTCCTGCTTTCAGCCCTGATGGAGAGGAGCTATACTTCGCTTCCAATAGACCTGGCGGTTTTGGGGGAATAGACTTGTATAAAGCCACTAAGCTTGCCAATGGTGATTTCGGAAACGCTGTTAATTTAGGCCCCAATGTAAATACTCCGGGAAATGAGCTTTTCCCAAGAATGACAGCTGATGGAAAGTTCTTCTTTTCATCTGATGGCCACCCAGGCTATGGAAAGCTCGATCTTTTTGTGGCAGAAAAAGGGGCTGACGGAAATCAAGTCATTAAAAACTTAGGAGAAAACTTTAATTCCCCTAGCGATGATTTTGGTATTTTCTTCTCCAATTACCCAAAAGAAGGATTCATTTCTTCCAACCGTGAAGGTGGAGCTGGAGACGATGATATTTATTTCTTCGAGGATAAAACTCCAAAACCGAAAATTGTTAACGTCCTTTTAAATGTATTTACCAAGCAACGAGTGGCGGGTGAACCCGATGCCGTTTTAGAGCAGGCAAGAGTGGTTCTCTATGATAGCTCAAACGATCAGGAAGGAGGAGATTTCTCCAATTCAAATGGTCGGGTAAGATTCACACTGGAGCCCAATGCAGATTTCACCATTATTGCATCAAAAGGAGGATATTTCTCTAAATCTATCCCTTACACGACGCGAGGAAAAACCCCTAACCCAGAAGATTTAATCCAAGAAGTTACCAATATCACATTGGACACTACGATTGTCCTTGATCAATTGATTTTAGATAAATCAATCGTTTTGGAAAACATCTATTATGATTTGGATAAAGCGGATATCAGACCAGATGCTGCCGTGGAATTGGATAAATTGGTTCAGATACTGAAAGATAATCCTTCGATTAAAATCGAGTTGAGCTCGCATACAGATGATAGATCTTCCGATGAGTATAATCAGGATCTCTCCCAGCGTAGAGCACAATCTGCCGTTGATTATATTGTTTCTCAAGGCATAAGTGCCGATCGATTAGTCGCTAAAGGCTATGGTGAAAGTCAACTGATCATAGAAAATGCGACAACTGAAGAGGAGCACCAAACGAATAGAAGAACCGAATTCAAGGTGATCGAGATCCAAGAATAA
- a CDS encoding AIR synthase related protein, with the protein MNERYMKRGVSASKEDVHQAISNLDKGLYPKAFCKIVEDTLGNDPEFCNIMHADGAGTKSSLAYSYWKETGDLSVWKGIAQDAIIMNTDDLLCVGAINNILVSSTIGRNKNLIPGEVISAIIEGTEEVLQMLRDNGVNAILTGGETADVGDLVRTIIVDSTVTCRMRRDEVISNDNIQGGDVIVGLASFGKANYETEYNGGMGSNGLTSARHDVFNKVLKTKYPESFDAAVPEDLVYSGKYNLTDPAPGAPVNVGKLVLSPTRTYAPIMVDALNYMRSRIHGLVHCSGGAQTKVLHFVDNVHVIKDNLFETPPLFNIIQEESGTDWKEMYKVFNMGHRMEVYLDERYAEEIIDIAESYGVEAQIIGRVEPHEGKKVTINSPYGTFEY; encoded by the coding sequence ATGAACGAGCGATACATGAAGCGCGGTGTTTCCGCCTCCAAAGAAGATGTACATCAGGCCATTTCTAATTTAGATAAAGGTCTTTACCCAAAAGCGTTTTGCAAAATTGTGGAAGACACTCTTGGAAACGATCCTGAGTTTTGCAATATCATGCATGCTGATGGAGCGGGAACGAAATCCTCCCTAGCCTATTCATATTGGAAAGAAACTGGTGACCTGAGTGTTTGGAAAGGTATCGCCCAGGATGCAATCATCATGAATACGGATGATTTACTTTGTGTAGGAGCAATCAATAATATCCTGGTTTCCTCCACGATTGGTAGAAACAAAAATCTCATTCCCGGAGAAGTCATTTCTGCCATCATAGAAGGGACAGAAGAGGTACTTCAAATGCTTCGTGACAATGGGGTAAATGCCATCCTCACTGGAGGAGAAACTGCGGATGTAGGAGATTTGGTTAGAACCATCATCGTAGATAGTACTGTCACTTGTCGTATGAGAAGAGACGAGGTCATTTCCAACGATAATATTCAAGGTGGAGACGTGATCGTAGGACTGGCTTCTTTTGGTAAAGCAAACTATGAGACCGAGTATAATGGTGGAATGGGAAGTAATGGACTTACCTCTGCTCGCCATGATGTGTTCAATAAAGTCTTAAAAACAAAATACCCTGAAAGCTTCGATGCAGCCGTACCAGAAGACTTGGTCTATTCAGGAAAATATAACTTAACGGACCCTGCTCCAGGAGCTCCAGTTAATGTAGGAAAGTTGGTTCTATCTCCTACGCGTACTTATGCACCAATCATGGTGGATGCCCTTAATTATATGAGGTCAAGAATTCACGGCTTGGTACATTGTAGCGGTGGCGCCCAGACCAAGGTTCTTCACTTTGTGGACAATGTACATGTCATCAAAGACAACCTTTTTGAAACACCTCCACTTTTCAACATTATTCAGGAAGAAAGTGGAACGGATTGGAAAGAAATGTATAAAGTATTCAATATGGGACATCGAATGGAAGTTTACCTAGATGAACGATATGCTGAAGAAATCATTGATATCGCAGAATCCTATGGAGTTGAAGCACAAATCATTGGTAGAGTCGAGCCACATGAAGGCAAAAAAGTTACTATCAACAGTCCATATGGCACTTTTGAATATTAA
- a CDS encoding neutral/alkaline non-lysosomal ceramidase N-terminal domain-containing protein gives MTAKKLLKISGKILLGVFLFIFLLGIILFTWVDRSPIQEQEFYKNTFADLERMEFQSSTNNFWLSGWGKANMTPETPAELVGYAPRGKYEFVQDSSFVKALTISNGKSSVAWLSYELLIVHPHLAAAIDSAIQQQNLPLDQVIFTATHTHAGLGGYMPGPVGDLAFGGYDDQIVQLIVDKSISALNQAISSQDTASIQYKKINAEEYVANRFIKEDPIEPSIRQLIFTKKNGETATFFTYSAHATILSSKFMGLSGDYPFYLTEDLEENSYDFAMFAAGTVGSHRPVTGGKSIEEVQRYAQKLDSVMRIKMTYYSTVKKHQIKTGFLPIALRDPHLRISDDLRLRPWLFNYLLGDTNVHFDVTQIGNILMIASSGEISGVFMAKWEAHAKTLGLNLIITTFNGGYMGYITPDEYYDKHFHEVREMNWYGPGNGKYYDELITKIIDRAGKR, from the coding sequence ATGACTGCTAAAAAGCTGTTAAAAATTTCCGGGAAAATCCTTTTGGGGGTTTTCCTTTTTATTTTTCTACTGGGCATCATTCTATTCACCTGGGTAGATAGATCTCCTATTCAAGAGCAAGAGTTTTACAAAAACACCTTTGCTGATCTTGAGCGGATGGAGTTCCAAAGCAGCACTAACAATTTTTGGCTTTCTGGATGGGGAAAAGCCAATATGACCCCTGAAACACCAGCAGAACTCGTAGGATATGCTCCTAGAGGGAAGTATGAGTTTGTTCAGGATAGTAGTTTTGTCAAGGCATTAACCATTAGTAATGGAAAGTCTAGCGTTGCCTGGCTTAGCTATGAATTATTAATTGTTCATCCACATTTAGCTGCAGCGATAGATTCGGCTATTCAACAACAAAACCTACCCTTGGATCAGGTTATTTTTACTGCCACTCATACGCATGCAGGATTGGGAGGATACATGCCTGGCCCAGTGGGAGATTTGGCTTTCGGCGGATACGATGATCAAATTGTCCAACTGATCGTTGACAAATCCATCTCAGCCTTGAATCAGGCAATTTCCTCTCAAGACACGGCTTCGATTCAATACAAGAAAATCAATGCTGAAGAATATGTTGCCAATCGCTTTATCAAAGAAGACCCCATCGAACCTTCTATTCGCCAATTGATTTTCACCAAAAAGAATGGAGAAACAGCGACTTTTTTCACTTATTCAGCCCATGCTACCATTTTGAGTTCCAAGTTTATGGGCCTATCTGGTGACTATCCTTTTTATCTGACAGAAGATTTGGAAGAGAATTCTTATGATTTTGCCATGTTTGCCGCAGGAACTGTAGGAAGCCACCGCCCTGTGACCGGTGGAAAATCGATCGAGGAAGTTCAGCGATATGCCCAGAAGTTGGATTCGGTCATGCGAATCAAAATGACATATTACTCTACCGTCAAAAAACATCAAATCAAAACTGGATTTCTCCCAATCGCTCTTAGGGACCCTCATCTTCGGATATCGGATGATTTAAGGCTTCGACCTTGGCTATTTAATTATTTACTCGGAGATACCAACGTCCATTTTGATGTAACACAAATTGGAAATATCCTGATGATTGCTTCCAGCGGAGAAATCTCTGGAGTTTTCATGGCAAAATGGGAAGCCCATGCCAAAACTTTGGGGCTAAACCTGATCATCACCACCTTTAACGGGGGATACATGGGATACATTACCCCAGATGAATATTATGACAAGCATTTTCATGAGGTTCGGGAAATGAATTGGTACGGGCCTGGAAATGGTAAATACTACGATGAATTAATTACAAAAATCATCGATCGAGCGGGTAAGCGCTAA
- a CDS encoding DUF983 domain-containing protein — MDLKKPATLFEMNPKCDYCQQSFEPEPGYYFGAMFISYALNTALFISVWLGLEIFYPEYSLGLLLTLIVISAIILLPFFFRVSRSAWIAIFVPYEASKELG; from the coding sequence ATGGACTTAAAAAAGCCCGCAACACTATTTGAAATGAATCCTAAATGTGACTATTGCCAGCAATCCTTCGAACCAGAACCTGGATATTATTTTGGCGCCATGTTTATCAGTTATGCTTTGAATACTGCTTTGTTCATTTCGGTTTGGCTTGGATTAGAGATTTTTTACCCAGAATACTCACTCGGCCTTTTGTTAACCTTAATCGTGATTTCTGCCATCATCCTGCTACCCTTTTTCTTCCGGGTCAGTAGATCAGCTTGGATAGCCATTTTCGTCCCATACGAAGCAAGCAAAGAACTTGGGTAA
- a CDS encoding AraC family transcriptional regulator → MAEETLPIYQIPDFETEKINPSDFYYSELEVHLKTHLFIQKPHKHDFYIVLIITEGTGIHTIDFRNYPVKPRTAFFLSPGQVHSWELSPDTKGHILFFSSSFYSAFFTQKKLMSFTFFRSNISMHSLELAMNERDELLFYFERINKEIQNPGWSSHTQLASYTDLLLTNAHRYFLAKNQNSITPAKQHDLFQKLEILIESEFMDHREVGYYAQEMNISLKQLNAITKNAVGRTVSNMILERVILESKRLLTNSSLTVAEIAVKFKFDDPSYFSRLFKRKTSFTPEQFRKEIHS, encoded by the coding sequence ATGGCTGAGGAAACCTTACCGATTTATCAGATTCCGGATTTTGAAACAGAAAAAATAAATCCATCTGATTTTTATTATTCTGAACTGGAAGTTCATCTGAAAACCCATCTATTCATTCAGAAACCTCATAAACACGATTTTTACATCGTCTTAATAATCACTGAAGGCACAGGAATTCACACCATCGATTTCAGAAATTACCCGGTAAAACCTAGGACAGCATTTTTCTTATCACCCGGACAAGTACATTCTTGGGAGCTTTCTCCTGATACAAAAGGCCATATCCTCTTTTTTAGTAGCTCATTTTATAGCGCTTTCTTCACTCAAAAGAAATTAATGAGCTTTACTTTTTTTCGTTCCAACATTTCCATGCATTCCTTGGAATTAGCAATGAATGAAAGAGATGAATTACTCTTTTATTTTGAGCGGATCAATAAAGAAATTCAAAACCCGGGCTGGTCCAGCCATACCCAACTGGCGTCTTATACGGATTTGTTGCTCACCAATGCACATCGGTATTTTCTGGCCAAAAATCAGAACTCTATAACCCCTGCAAAACAGCATGATCTTTTCCAGAAACTTGAAATTTTGATTGAATCAGAGTTTATGGATCATCGTGAAGTAGGATACTATGCCCAAGAAATGAACATCAGCTTGAAACAATTAAATGCCATCACAAAAAACGCTGTTGGCAGGACTGTTTCCAATATGATTTTGGAGCGTGTCATTTTAGAATCAAAAAGACTTTTGACCAATTCAAGCTTGACTGTGGCAGAAATTGCCGTGAAATTTAAGTTTGACGACCCTTCCTATTTTAGTAGGTTATTCAAAAGAAAAACTTCATTCACTCCAGAGCAATTTCGAAAGGAAATCCATTCCTAA
- a CDS encoding methyltransferase domain-containing protein produces the protein MKDDYGFIAPYYNRLAKMLFGKKLWEAKNCFVSEVEDKKILIIGGGDGFDYKEVSKNLSGQYWDKSQRMLDLAKENLSESELSFHLGEFTSNEKVLFDEIWLHFVLDTMDDQEISSLINGLSKVIQKSGSIYFADFFKPISIYQKGMHLLMIQFFRVFAGHKRKNIPDYEKIFLQNSWKKSDGKSFMKGWIRSQIWKPVL, from the coding sequence ATGAAAGACGATTACGGTTTTATTGCTCCTTATTACAATCGGTTGGCCAAAATGCTTTTTGGAAAGAAGCTTTGGGAAGCAAAAAACTGCTTTGTATCGGAAGTAGAAGATAAGAAAATATTAATTATCGGAGGAGGAGACGGGTTTGACTATAAGGAAGTTTCCAAAAATCTATCGGGGCAGTATTGGGATAAATCTCAGAGGATGCTGGATTTGGCAAAGGAAAATCTTTCAGAAAGTGAATTGAGCTTCCATTTAGGGGAATTCACCTCAAATGAGAAGGTTCTGTTCGATGAAATTTGGCTTCATTTTGTGCTCGATACCATGGATGATCAGGAAATTTCGAGTCTCATTAATGGGTTGAGTAAAGTGATACAGAAAAGTGGAAGCATCTATTTCGCTGATTTTTTTAAACCAATCAGTATTTATCAGAAGGGGATGCACCTGCTAATGATTCAATTTTTTAGAGTTTTTGCAGGACACAAAAGGAAAAACATTCCTGATTATGAGAAAATTTTCCTTCAAAACTCCTGGAAAAAATCAGATGGGAAAAGCTTTATGAAAGGATGGATCCGTTCCCAAATCTGGAAGCCTGTCCTTTAG
- a CDS encoding acyl-CoA dehydrogenase family protein — protein MKNILKSLSGLRQILSNVDLDQISKLSQKVDLPKMVNLVSKMSEEDLSKMMGMLKGGSKPKVIPPVNGDFYELGKSLPPHEREIQLRVREFMEREIKPIANHYWNKAEFPMQIIPKMAELDIAGLTYQGYGCPGHSALLEGFIAMEMARIDTSISTFFGVQSGLAMGSIYICGSEEQKKEWLPAMQKLEKIGAFGLTEPEVGSGVAGGLTTTCKREGDTWILNGQKKWIGNATFSDLTIIWARDLDDQQVKGFIVRKDNPGFKAEKLEDKMALRTVQNALITLTKCEVPESDRLQEANSFRDTAKVLRMTRAGVAWQAVGCARGAYELALAYTNERKQFGRPIASFQLVQDILVTMLGDLTAMQTMVFRLSEMQDGDILKDEHASLAKVFCTLRMRSIVDHARELFGGNGILLKHDIARFVADAEAVYSYEGTKEINSLIVGRAITGHSAFV, from the coding sequence ATGAAAAATATACTAAAATCACTTTCAGGTCTTCGTCAAATTTTGTCAAATGTGGATCTGGATCAGATATCCAAGCTATCCCAAAAAGTTGATTTACCCAAAATGGTCAACCTTGTCTCCAAAATGAGTGAGGAAGATTTATCGAAAATGATGGGTATGCTAAAAGGAGGCAGCAAACCCAAAGTCATACCTCCTGTCAATGGCGATTTTTACGAATTAGGAAAAAGCCTTCCCCCTCATGAAAGAGAAATTCAGCTTCGAGTGAGAGAATTTATGGAGCGAGAGATAAAACCAATTGCGAATCATTATTGGAATAAAGCTGAGTTCCCTATGCAGATTATTCCAAAAATGGCAGAATTGGATATCGCTGGTTTAACCTACCAAGGTTATGGATGCCCTGGCCATTCAGCATTATTGGAAGGGTTTATTGCCATGGAAATGGCAAGAATTGACACTTCGATTTCTACATTTTTCGGAGTGCAAAGTGGCCTTGCCATGGGCTCCATTTATATCTGCGGGTCTGAAGAGCAGAAAAAAGAATGGCTACCTGCTATGCAAAAACTAGAGAAGATAGGAGCTTTTGGCTTGACAGAACCAGAAGTAGGTTCGGGCGTAGCCGGAGGCTTAACTACGACTTGCAAAAGAGAAGGCGATACCTGGATATTGAATGGTCAGAAGAAATGGATAGGTAATGCCACTTTCTCGGATCTCACTATCATTTGGGCAAGAGATTTAGATGATCAACAAGTAAAGGGCTTTATTGTCAGAAAAGATAATCCTGGGTTCAAGGCAGAAAAGCTTGAGGATAAAATGGCTTTGCGAACTGTTCAAAATGCCTTAATCACTTTGACAAAATGTGAAGTTCCTGAAAGCGATCGTCTACAAGAAGCAAACTCATTCCGGGATACTGCAAAAGTTTTGAGAATGACTCGTGCTGGGGTCGCTTGGCAAGCAGTAGGATGTGCCAGAGGAGCATACGAATTGGCTTTGGCTTATACCAATGAGCGGAAGCAATTTGGAAGACCTATCGCTTCTTTCCAGTTAGTTCAGGATATTTTGGTCACCATGCTTGGCGATTTGACAGCCATGCAAACCATGGTTTTTCGACTTTCTGAGATGCAGGATGGAGATATATTAAAAGACGAGCATGCTTCCCTGGCGAAAGTTTTTTGCACCCTAAGAATGCGATCAATTGTAGACCATGCCAGAGAATTGTTTGGTGGTAATGGAATCTTACTGAAGCATGATATAGCGAGGTTTGTTGCAGATGCAGAGGCTGTTTACAGCTATGAGGGTACAAAAGAAATCAATTCATTGATCGTAGGAAGAGCCATTACAGGTCATAGTGCATTCGTTTAA
- a CDS encoding UbiA prenyltransferase family protein codes for MKFLYQRFTWLSFDVVLGAMGGMLFFSKMLRVPIDWDIYLLLGMAVWAIYTFDHLLDSQKYEIREEMDRHGFHRKYTKILIPSLALVVLSGLVWAYQIFGIGQELYAGAILGLTILILMLIIRVLPNKLHWLKEFNTAIFYVIGIALLPFLRFSFVEWTWEVGLLIFGYTGLAYLNLIMLSWLDAGKDKAAGFGSLISVLPLDRVILVIRWLSYGIVGIFLITLFFAASHFRVFASLILLIALVHYLSFFNQKLNSNQIRRRLDASFLIPWLLLFF; via the coding sequence GTGAAATTTTTATACCAACGATTTACTTGGCTCTCTTTTGATGTGGTCCTTGGGGCGATGGGAGGGATGCTATTTTTTTCTAAAATGCTGAGAGTTCCCATTGATTGGGACATTTACCTATTGTTAGGGATGGCGGTTTGGGCAATCTATACTTTTGATCACTTACTGGATTCTCAAAAATATGAAATTAGGGAAGAGATGGATCGACACGGATTTCATAGGAAATACACCAAGATCCTGATCCCGAGTCTAGCTCTAGTGGTACTTTCTGGATTGGTTTGGGCTTACCAAATTTTTGGAATAGGTCAGGAGTTGTATGCGGGAGCTATTTTAGGATTGACTATTTTGATTCTCATGTTGATTATCAGAGTATTGCCAAACAAACTTCACTGGTTAAAGGAGTTCAATACCGCTATATTTTATGTGATAGGGATTGCTTTACTTCCTTTCCTGCGTTTTTCATTTGTTGAGTGGACCTGGGAAGTAGGCCTATTGATTTTTGGTTATACAGGATTGGCTTATCTAAACTTAATCATGCTTTCATGGCTAGATGCAGGGAAAGACAAAGCAGCCGGCTTTGGCTCCCTAATCAGCGTTTTACCATTAGACCGCGTGATTTTAGTAATCAGGTGGCTTTCTTATGGGATTGTAGGGATATTTTTGATTACCCTCTTTTTTGCAGCATCACATTTTAGGGTATTTGCCAGCCTGATCCTATTGATTGCTTTAGTGCATTATCTTTCCTTTTTCAATCAGAAACTTAATTCCAATCAAATTAGGAGAAGACTCGACGCATCATTTTTGATTCCTTGGCTACTTCTTTTCTTTTGA
- a CDS encoding GDSL-type esterase/lipase family protein has protein sequence MKKTFLLLLFAFVSSYSFSQTPIKIACVGNSITQGPGRDNPDSWPLQMQAILGDAYEVGNFGVSGRTLLRKGDYPYWNEPQFQQVKDFGADILVIMLGTNDSKPQNWQYASEFRQDYLDMIAEFKKTMPADGKVYVVMPVPVTRVNFDITPVVMNNEQRMMIIDIALDSGSELIDLYTPLMGHEDLLPDGVHPNTEGLGIMAKVIARAIRL, from the coding sequence ATGAAAAAAACCTTTTTACTACTCCTTTTTGCTTTTGTTAGCAGCTACTCTTTTTCACAAACTCCTATCAAGATTGCTTGTGTAGGAAACAGCATCACACAAGGTCCAGGAAGAGATAATCCTGACAGTTGGCCGCTGCAGATGCAGGCAATCCTTGGCGATGCTTACGAAGTGGGCAACTTTGGTGTCAGTGGAAGAACGCTTTTAAGAAAAGGAGATTATCCCTATTGGAACGAACCACAGTTTCAGCAAGTGAAGGATTTCGGTGCAGATATTCTGGTGATCATGCTAGGTACAAATGATTCCAAACCACAAAACTGGCAGTATGCTTCTGAATTCAGACAGGATTACCTGGATATGATCGCCGAGTTTAAGAAAACCATGCCTGCCGATGGCAAAGTCTATGTGGTGATGCCGGTGCCTGTGACAAGAGTAAATTTCGACATTACTCCTGTGGTGATGAACAATGAGCAACGCATGATGATCATCGATATTGCATTAGACTCTGGCTCCGAACTAATCGACCTATACACTCCATTGATGGGTCACGAAGACTTACTTCCAGACGGCGTACATCCCAATACCGAAGGCTTAGGAATTATGGCCAAGGTGATTGCTAGGGCGATTAGGTTGTAA
- a CDS encoding group I truncated hemoglobin → MSESLYERLGAEKGIVKIVDDVVEAHMNNPVISARFTPYLEQPENLAKIKTHTVNFFTTGSGGPQVYAGRDMETTHKGMNISAAEYMETMDDIFKVLDKHGKNAETKKDVLEILWSLKGMIIGK, encoded by the coding sequence ATGTCAGAGTCATTATATGAACGATTAGGTGCAGAAAAAGGTATTGTGAAAATTGTTGACGATGTGGTAGAAGCACACATGAATAATCCGGTAATTTCCGCTCGGTTTACTCCCTATTTAGAGCAGCCAGAAAATTTAGCTAAGATTAAAACGCATACAGTCAATTTCTTTACAACAGGAAGCGGTGGGCCGCAGGTTTATGCTGGCAGAGATATGGAAACAACCCACAAAGGGATGAACATAAGTGCTGCAGAATATATGGAAACGATGGATGATATTTTCAAGGTACTTGATAAACATGGAAAAAATGCCGAAACAAAAAAAGATGTGCTTGAAATTCTATGGTCATTAAAAGGCATGATAATAGGTAAGTAA